From Pan troglodytes isolate AG18354 chromosome 1, NHGRI_mPanTro3-v2.0_pri, whole genome shotgun sequence:
CTCTTCCTGCAGTCGGCGGCCGCCGGCCTGGGCCTGGCGCTGGGCGACGCGGGCGACCCCGGCCCGCCCGACGCCGCCGCCCCCGGGCCGCGCGagggcgccgccgccgccgccgcagctgGGGAGTCCTCgcaggaggacgaggaggaggagctggagctGCCGGAGGAGGAGGCCGAAGACGACGAGGACGAGGACGACGACGAGGACGACGACGACGAGGACGACGACGAGGACGAGGACGACGAGGACCTGCGCACCGACTCGGAGGAGTCGCTGCCCGAGGCGGCGGCGGAGGCGGCGGGCGCGGGCGCGCGGACCCCGGCCTTGGCGGCGCTGGCGGCCCTGGGCGCCCCCGGCCCCgcgcccactgcagcctcctcgcCCTAGCGGCGCCCGCGGGTGGCCCTGGCGGcggcctcggcctcggcctcggcctcgGGAGCGGCGCCGCCCCGCGCGAAGCGGCCCCTGGGCAGAGCCCCGCGCCCCGCCGGTGCTTCCGGACCCCGAGTCCGTCTCAGGACAGAGGCGGGGACCCCTCTGGTGCTCCGCGGCCGAGGACACAGGCGGCGGCGGTGGCCCTGCTCTAGGGAGGCCGGGTCTCTTCAGGGAAACAGAAGGTGCTCTTGTCCCGGGGTAGGGAACCTAGGAGCAGGGGTCCCGGGCGAATGGGGCGCAGCTCCCGGCCGCTGCCCCGGCGCCCCTCCCCGCGGCCGATTCGGCCCCGCGACCATTGCTCAGGACTGGGACGGGCGCTGGGGGCCACCGGGACCCCCACCGCGCGCCACCAGGGCGGGGTGGCTCCTGGAGCCGCTGGCGGGGCCTCCCTCATGCAGCTAGGATCCTCCCCCCTGCCCAGGGGGAGACGGGCAGAAGGCAGTCAGCACGGGTGACACTACAGGGACCGTGGAGGAAGCCTCACGGGAGTAGCAGCCGCGGAGCTCCAGCTCAGCCCCACCCCAGGGCCCGGCTGCTCCCCCAGGCCTGGGTCGGGTCTGTTTGGTGACTCCCTGGCCCCAGCCTCCGCCCCAGGGAAACCGAGGCTGCGTCCAAAACCCAGAGTAGCCCGCTGGGGGCCGGGGCGGGGTCTCGGCCACCCTGGTGGTGCAAACAGGAAGGATGCGCCTGGTTTTGGCTTTAAtgttcaaaatggaaaaaaaatacaagaaagttGTACAGTATTTTTCCTGTAAAGGTTATTATTCTACAtagaacaaaaaggaagaaagcaggcGTGGTGAGAGTGCAGACCCGCCTGGGCCCGGCCTGAGGTTGGAGGCTCAGTCCCGTTTATCCTGTGGGATTTGGTCCAGGGTTTTTGTAGAGGCCTTAACTGTTTGAGGCTGTCTGTCTTCACAATAGCACTGATGGGAGCTGCGTGATTCCAACTCTTAACTtgaattttgtagagacaagaaaAAAGGACTATTACTGTTGATCCAAGTTTGTAGTTAATTTAACATTTGAGTTCTCTCTTGGTGATGCGTGTGGCTTTATAgggctttttttttccagtttgttttaTTACTTTGTTTGGGATGCTTCTTTGCTGGTGCAGTCTACCCAGATTGGGTTCCCTTTGCAAAACATCCCCCTTCCTGGAGATGATGAGGCCATCGAAGCCCGGGCCAGGGCCTGACCTGGCAGGCACACACCTGGCCAGTGGCTCTGAGGTCCCCGGGGACCGAGTCCCCTGCGAGGGCAGGCTGCCCGAGGCCACGCCTGCCCACCTTCCCTACTCCAGGCCACCAGCTGGTGTCAGATTGGGCCACCGGGAGAGAACAGGCCTAGGAGGGAATGGAAGGCTGGCAGGGAGGCTGTCATCCAGAAGCCTCCTCCCCAGAGGTCTCCAGGAGGAACCTGGCCCCACTGGGGGGCGGTGGtttacttttcccttttttcttcctttcttttgtccTCTCGGCTGCCCACAGCCAGAAAGCCAGGACCACCCGAACTGgacagggagcagggagggaggagtggTCGCACGGAGCGTACCTGATTCAACAGGAAATCAGTTATTTTCTAAAAGAGCCCCTACCAGAGCCTCCTGAACTCTGTGGGCACCACGTGCTGCTGTGAGCATCTGCCCAGACAGTGACCCGCCACAGGCCCCGGGCGTCTGTGGAAGGAgttttgtaaaggaaaaaaaacacacacacacaaacattttttcaatgtagcaaaatcaaacttaaaaaaaaagaagaagaaaagaagaagatgcCGACAGTGCGGAGTCTAGCCTTTTGTAAACTTCATATTGCACACTAGGACTATAAGCCATTGCTAgctcattttgaattttaacgtgtaatttttgttttattttctttctgtgggGAAACAATGCTTGATCCACCAAtgctctttttaatgttttataactatgtatgtgtatatatataaatatcaaataatatgtatgcacatatgtgtgtgtatatatctatatgtatatacatatatagatatatagagatatatagagaggttttgagacaaaaaaaaatacagaacgtGAAACCCGAACTGAACAGCGTGTGCTCTGATTACTTGAATCTGGTCTCCTCGGCACCTGGTTATTAAGAACTGAATATTTTTCCACTTGAATTTAGTGCTATTAGAAATTtaatatatgtgttttatttatttgattttttttttttttttgcatgactGATGCAAGGTTTGACATTTTCACtcaataaaaactggaaaaaaatctatcaagttatcttttattcttaaaatcGCCCCCAATCGGCTGGCCATGACCCAGCTACACCGGTGGGGTGACGGGAGGAGTTGGGCACCCTTCGACCCTGGCAGGAAAAGCGGGGAACAGACCAGTTTTGTCCCCGGGCTGCTGGGGACAGAGGTAGGGGGCTCATTCCTGGCCTGGCCAGAAGGGtagcctcctccccagccctgcttgAAGCCCCCACTTGGGGCTCAGGAGCCACCTTTGGGCAGAGCCATTTGACACCAAGGCCTGGGTCGTCGGACAAAGGCTGTGCAGCCTCCCaggacccccaccccagccaaccCTCTCCTCTCCTGGGCTGCTGGGCCGGCGTTGGCAGGgccaccctcctgcctcctccctcggctccttcctccttcctgcagGGACCTGCCCGGGCTGGGAACGGCGCGTACCCGGATCCAATCCGGATGCTGGCGCGACTCCTGCCTGGAGCACAGGGTGGCAGAGCCAGAGGGGGCCGATAATTCCTGGGTCCGTAgccaccagcccagagcctgagCTGCCAGCCCTGGTGGCACCGTGGTTGGCTCCCTCGGAAGCACAGTGGCCGGAGTGTCCACCAGACCTAGCCTGGAGTACAGGCCTCCCAGGCGCTCCGAGAGTTTGTCTTGACACTTCCAACTGATGGCCGGCTCCTCACGACACCACATCGTGAGAATCACCTTGGCAGCCCTGCCCTGAGCTGGACTCCAGGTGGCCGGAGCTTCCTGGGACCTTGGGGAGGGGATGTGTGCGGGATCTGCCACATTCTTCCATGCTGAGGAGTCTTACTGGCTCATCACACCCCAGCCACAGGGATGTCACAACCACTTGCCCGATGAGGAAACAGGCAGACTTGGGGGCTGGAGAGGTTCGGTTACCGCAGCACGCTTCTCCCTCACTGAGCCTGGCACCAGCCGGCCAGGCACCAGGCACCAGGGACCAGGGACGGCAGGGGAGTGGCCTCAGCCCACAGTGCCCAGGCCTGTGTCATTTCCCACCGCAGAAGTGCGtctccagcccagccccagcgCGCGGGcactccctttcttctttcctcctggaATGCAGCCCACAGGCtatttacataaatatgtttgtaacagacatgaaaatatatacttttttctgtCTTATTAAAATGTTCAAGTTGGAACTCGCCTATTGTTTGTGGATATCTTGATTCTGTTAAATAAAACAGTGACTAATTTATGGGATAAAACACAAGTTCAACAAATTAAAACCATTATTGGAGCTTCCCAGGCCCTGGTGGGCCTCCCGTGGGGCCTGAAGCGAGGCAGGGAGCCAAGCCCTGAGCAGCCGGTGGGTGGGTGGTGCAGCCACAGAGCTCCCTCTAGGCTCCAGCACAGTGGGCAGCTCTCTGGGGCAGCACTGACTCCTGGGGCCCAGGGGAGGGAGAATGGGGACTCAGGGTGGTTTGCTGACCTTGGCCAGACCCCAAAACTGCCCCCTGGTCTTCTGGGCCTGGATGGACCACACCCAGGGTCAACCAACCTCACAACAAGCAGGGCCCCCAGTCCAGCCCAAGGAAGGGGAACGGGGACTCGGGGACCTCTCAGAGGCATCTCAAGGCCTCAGGACGCTGCACCCAGGCCAGCCCATGGTGCCACGTCCCAGGCCCCGCCCCAGAGGGTGGAGAGAAGCTCGTACCCCCACCAGGCATGTGTGCCCACTCTGAGACCGCCCCCAAGAGCCGGGAGGGGGCCTGCAGCTGGGGGTTGGGATGGGCCCAGGTCCCACGGCACTCCCTGTGGCTTGTTGGACTCAGTAGGAAATGCAGTAAAGCATGTTTTCCTTCTGGGATTTAATTAGCTGTGGTGTGTGATGCTCCTACACCCAAACTGGGGCAAATTCAAGTGTTTTGCAACCTCCTGGAAAGGGCCAGAACCCGCCGCACAGGCTCAGGGCTGAGCTCAGGGGCCTGCCCACCTCCCACGGACCTGGCCCAGCAGGGGCGCCACCAGCAACCTGAGTCACCCGTGGGCGCCGGGCCTTGGCGCTCACGAAGCGGCCTTGCCCCAGCCTGGACATGGCGACAGGCAGCCCCCTTTCTGGGCAGCATACCAGGCCACTGGGCAAAGGCCAGCTGCCCATCCACTGTCACGGGAGGTGGCCCTGGCCCCACAGGTAGCGTTGGTCTAGGACCAGGGCTGGCAGCAGTGCCCTCTGAAGGGCTGGAATCCCAGAGCCTTGTCTGAGAAAGAAGCAGCCAGGCCCCGGCCATCCTTGCTGGGAGGTGCCTCCGCACCCTCTGGGGCAGGTCAGGGAGGAATCGGCAGCTCCCAGGGGGCCCACAGCCAGCGCTGGAGCAGCTGGACCCAGTGGCTTGGCCTCCAGTAAGCCCCATGCCCCACACCACTGGAAGGAGGCAGGGATCCCCAAGAAAGAACCTCCCTGCCCGGAGCCTCCCTGAGGCTGGCTCCTCCCCCTGGGGCTATAACGCATCTGGACGCCAAGTGTCAAGGTGGTGTTTAAAGCCATGACCCTGTCACTTGAAAGAAGGTCCTTCCAGTATCTGTCGTGGAGCAAGGAAAGGTTTCAGGCATCTTTCTGATGAACATATCATGTATCTCATTTCTTCTTCTAGGAGAACACAAACTTTAAAAGTGCTCAATGAAAGTAAATTATTAAGGTTTATTCATGATTCAGGTAGTCATCCCTCAATGCCAGGCGAGATTTCAGACCCGTTTTGCATTAAAGAGAGTGCCACGGCTGTGGTCTGAGCTGTGGCCTGCAATGGGCACGTGTCGGAGGAGGACATGGGGACCTCTCGAAAAGGGCCCACTGGGCCCTGCGTGAGTGTGAGGGTGCCACACACATGTGCACTCACATGCATGTCAGCACGTGCCAGCTGGGGCGTGGCTCCCCCTGGCCAGGCGGTGGCCAGTCCCTAGGTGGGAAGCCCCTGTACACAGcaaaggagcaggaggaggaagagcggCCAGGCCCTCCAGGTCTACCTGGGTGCTACACCTCAGGAGCGCACCTCACCTGAGGCTGGAGCTCCCACCTGCATGCAGGTCTCACTGGCGCCTCCGTGCCTGCCCTGTCTGGAGGCTCTGACCTCTTCTTTTGGTGCCTTGGCAGAAACCAGTTTAAACAAACAGACAAATTGAGTCAACTCCTGGGGACAGAGATGTCTGGCCATTGAAGAATGGCCCCTGCttgccctccccttccctcctgggGTCTGGGGCAGGGACAGGGTGGTCACCTG
This genomic window contains:
- the LOC101058046 gene encoding uncharacterized protein LOC101058046, which gives rise to MLLCWCSLPRLGSLCKTSPFLEMMRPSKPGPGPDLAGTHLASGSEVPGDRVPCEGRLPEATPAHLPYSRPPAGVRLGHRERTGLGGNGRLAGRLSSRSLLPRGLQEEPGPTGGRWFTFPFFLPFFCPLGCPQPESQDHPNWTGSREGGVVARSVPDSTGNQLFSKRAPTRAS